The Pseudarthrobacter defluvii DNA window TGGCCGCAATTCACCAAGCCGGACCAGCTGGCACGGGCCATCCTGGGGGCGGTTGATCGGACGGACATGGACCAAAACTGAAACACCCTTGCATCAGCCCAACAGCGTCCCCATAATAAATGAATGGCATTCATTTACACGACCGCAGGCAGGGGCAGCGCCGCCCCCGGCAACGCACACATCGGCACCCAGGCCCACATGCCCGCAGAGTGGGAAGCACACCAGCGCACCTGGATGGCCTTCCCGCCGCCCAACCACACCTTCGGCCCCGTCGGAAGCTCCACCCTGGACAGGGCGCGGACCGCCTGGACCAGAGTTGCCCGGACCATCGCCCGGCACGAACCCGTCACCGTCATCGCCGACCCCCGCGACGCCACGGCCGCGCGGGAATGGCTTGGCAGCGGCATCGACGTGGTGGAGGTGCCCCTCGACGACGCCTGGCTGCGGGACAGCGGCCCCACGTTCGTCCATGCGGCGGACGGGTCGCTGGCCGCAGTCGACTGGACCTTCAACGGCTGGGGCGCACAGGAGTGGGCTGCCTGGGGCAAGGACCAGGAGGTGGCGCGCACCGTGGCAGCAGGGGTGGACGTTCCGGTACGGCCGTCAGCCCTGGTGAATGAGGGCGGCGGGTTCCATGTGGACGGCGAAGGCACCGTGCTGCTGACCGAAACAGTCCAGCTTGATCCCGGGCGCAACCCCGGCGCCACCAAGGAATGGGTGGAGGCGGAAATCCACGCAGTCCTGGGCACCACCAAGGCCATCTGGATTACGCGCGGACTGACCCGGGACTACGACGAATTCGGCACCCGCGGCCACGTGGACATCGTGGCCGCCTTCGCCGGCCCGGGCACCATCCTGCTGCACCGCCAGGACGATCCCGCCCACCCGGACCACGCTGTGTACCTGCAACTGAGGGCAGTCCTTGCCGGCCAACTGGACGCCCGGGACCGCCCGCT harbors:
- a CDS encoding agmatine deiminase family protein, which gives rise to MAFIYTTAGRGSAAPGNAHIGTQAHMPAEWEAHQRTWMAFPPPNHTFGPVGSSTLDRARTAWTRVARTIARHEPVTVIADPRDATAAREWLGSGIDVVEVPLDDAWLRDSGPTFVHAADGSLAAVDWTFNGWGAQEWAAWGKDQEVARTVAAGVDVPVRPSALVNEGGGFHVDGEGTVLLTETVQLDPGRNPGATKEWVEAEIHAVLGTTKAIWITRGLTRDYDEFGTRGHVDIVAAFAGPGTILLHRQDDPAHPDHAVYLQLRAVLAGQLDARDRPLRIIDVPAPTTLKDDEGWVDWSYINHYVANDVVVLCSFDDPNDSIAAGILERAYPGRTVELVDARDIFAFGGGIHCITQQQPATRKCEAA